In the genome of Pempheris klunzingeri isolate RE-2024b chromosome 3, fPemKlu1.hap1, whole genome shotgun sequence, one region contains:
- the pdcd4a gene encoding programmed cell death protein 4a, protein MATEVGTWSTAPQADGMFSLDNNLAEADRPYSGDEDALNEAEVNGNWTPQEKALHEARLKAKAKRRLRKSSSRNSTSESFSESGDLAGSDPNSPKGKVNTNDRKSRTGKGRGLPKKGGAGGKGVWGAAGMVYEVEEPDARDPNYDESAQGDTVYATVVPEVDEKELEKMVNPIVQEYFEHGDTKEVQMLLKELNLGPHKYEFSSLAVSLSLEGKASHRELTSRLLTDLSGKMLSQSDMARAFDKMLKELPDLILDTPEAPQMLGQFIARAIADHILPMSFLDCYKGKVDCDHARVALDRAAVLLSMKREMVRLDNVWGVGGGLRPVKHLVKEMNLLLKEYLISGDVSEAEHCLRDLEVPHFHHELVYEAVVMVLESKGDTASHMMIKLLKSFWKTGLITVDQMNRGFQRVYDELPEINLDVPHAHSIMETFVDLCYQESVITKQLRDACPSRGRKRFVSEGDGGVIKN, encoded by the exons ATGGCGACCGAAGTGGGTACGTGGTCCACCGCTCCGCAAGCCGACG GGATGTTCTCTTTGGACAACAACCTGGCGGAGGCTGACCGTCCCTACAGCGGTGATGAAGATGCGCTGAACGAGGCGGAAGTGAATGGCAACTGGACGCCTCAGGAGAAAGCCCTCCACGAGGCACGACTCAAAGCCAAAGCCAAGCGTCGCCTGCGCAAGTCCTCATCCCGCAACTCCACCAGCGAGTCCTTCTCGGAGTCAGGAGATTTGGCAGGAAGTGACCCAAACAGTCCGAAGGGCAAAGTCAACACCAACGACCGCAAATCCAGGACGGGCAAAGGCAGAGGTCTGCCAAAAAAGG GTGGGGCAGGTGGTAAAGGAGTTTGGGGGGCTGCTGGGATGGTTTATGAAGTTGAGGAGCCCGATGCACGGGACCCCAACTATGATGAATCTGCTCAG GGGGACACAGTCTATGCAACAGTCGTGCCAGAGGTGGATGAGAAGGAACTGGAAAAAATGGTCAACCCAATTGTACAGGAGTACTTTGAACATGGAGACACAAAGGAGGTCCAG ATGTTGCTGAAGGAGCTCAACTTGGGCCCACATAAGTACGAGTTCTCCTCCCTGGCAGTGTCCCTGTCCCTCGAGGGCAAGGCCAGCCACAGAGAGCTGACCTCCCGCCTGCTGACTGATCTGTCGGGCAAGATGCTGTCACAGAGTGACATGGCCCGCGCCTTCGACAAGATGCTCAAAGAGCTGCCAGACCTCATACTGGACACACCAGAGGCTCCACAG ATGTTAGGTCAGTTTATAGCCAGAGCCATAGCGGACCACATCCTCCCCATGTCTTTCCTGGATTGTTACAAGGGCAAAGTGGACTGTGACCATGCCAG agTGGCTTTGGACCGTGCTGCCGTGCTGCTGTCCATGAAGAGGGAGATGGTTCGTCTAGATAATGTGTGGGGTGTGGGAGGAGGACTGAGACCTGTCAAACATCTTGTCAAAGAG aTGAACCTCCTGCTCAAGGAGTACCTGATATCAGGAGATGTGTCGGAGGCAGAACACTGTCTGAGGGACCTGGAAGTCCCACACTTCCACCACGAGCTGGTCTATGAG gCCGTAGTGATGGTGCTGGAGTCAAAAGGAGACACTGCCAGCCATATGATGATAAAGCTGCTGAAGTCCTTCTGGAAAACGGGCCTCATTACTGTGGATCAGATGAACAGG GGTTTCCAGCGTGTCTACGATGAGCTCCCTGAAATCAACCTTGATGTGCCACATGCCCACTCTATCATGGAGACCTTTGTGGACCTCTGCtaccaggagtctgtgatcacCAAACAGCTGAGAGATGCCTGTCCATCCAG